In one window of Agromyces badenianii DNA:
- a CDS encoding bifunctional alpha,alpha-trehalose-phosphate synthase (UDP-forming)/trehalose-phosphatase: protein MNAHEPKRDDLYIDAAYDMIVVSNRLPVDYEQGPDGETGWKSSPGGLVTALEPVMRAADGAWIGWAGVADREFDPFEYDGINIIPVPLSATELEDYYEGFSNDTLWPLYHDVIAPPSFHREWWDAYVRVNRRFAEAAARAASDGAVVWVQDYQLQLVPRMLREKRPDLVIGFFNHIPFPAYGIYSQLPWRRQVIDGLLGADVIGFQRAADAGNFTRAVRRLFGYATRGSVIDVPGPDGNVRHVVARQFPISIDAAGFEEIARRPEVQARAHEIRESLGNPKTIMLGVDRLDYTKGIRHRLKAFGELLRDGRLSVEDVTLVQVASPSRERVETYRQLRDEIELMVGRLNGDHSTLGHQAIAYLHHGYPREEMVALYLAADVMLVTALRDGMNLVAKEFVACSFDDDGVLVLSEFTGASDELRQAILVNPHDIDGLKDAMVEAARMPRKERARRMRALRKRVRENDVAKWSATFLKTLTGAGIIASGVPEGLETAILRIADTDRLLVALDFDGTLAPLVDRPQDARATKRARAAIERLAALDDTRVAIVSGRALESLREVADPPQGALLSGSHGVELQLDAGGVTIDLRDAELAALEHLTAILEEVASGAEGAWVEWKPAGLALHTRKVVAETAAELQRVARERVESEIPELTVRTGKGVLEFSVRPSDKGEALTRLRQHAGASAVVYVGDDVTDEDAFAALENEDLGVKVGQGRSLAANRVRSPDDVADLLERLADAREVTRGGPSRWP, encoded by the coding sequence ACCGCCTGCCGGTCGACTACGAGCAGGGCCCCGACGGCGAAACCGGTTGGAAGAGCTCGCCGGGCGGCCTCGTCACCGCGCTCGAACCGGTCATGCGCGCCGCCGACGGCGCCTGGATCGGCTGGGCCGGCGTCGCCGACCGCGAGTTCGACCCGTTCGAGTACGACGGCATCAACATCATCCCGGTGCCGCTGTCGGCAACGGAGCTCGAGGACTACTACGAGGGCTTCTCGAACGACACCCTCTGGCCGCTGTACCACGACGTCATCGCCCCGCCGTCGTTCCACCGCGAATGGTGGGACGCGTACGTGCGGGTCAACCGGCGCTTCGCCGAGGCCGCCGCGCGTGCGGCCTCCGACGGCGCGGTCGTCTGGGTGCAGGACTACCAGCTGCAGTTGGTGCCCCGGATGCTGCGCGAGAAGCGCCCCGACCTCGTGATCGGGTTCTTCAACCACATCCCGTTCCCGGCATACGGCATCTACTCGCAACTGCCGTGGCGGCGCCAGGTCATCGACGGACTGCTCGGCGCCGATGTCATCGGCTTCCAGCGCGCCGCCGACGCCGGCAACTTCACGCGCGCCGTGCGCCGCCTCTTCGGGTACGCCACCCGAGGCAGCGTCATCGACGTGCCAGGCCCCGACGGCAATGTGCGGCACGTCGTCGCCCGCCAGTTCCCCATCTCGATCGACGCGGCCGGGTTCGAGGAGATCGCACGGCGGCCCGAGGTGCAGGCCCGCGCACACGAGATCCGCGAGAGCCTCGGCAACCCGAAGACGATCATGCTCGGCGTCGACCGGCTCGACTACACGAAGGGCATCCGGCACCGGCTGAAGGCCTTCGGCGAGCTGCTGCGCGACGGCCGGCTCTCGGTCGAAGACGTCACCCTCGTGCAGGTCGCGAGCCCGTCGCGCGAACGCGTGGAGACGTACCGGCAGCTTCGCGACGAGATCGAGCTCATGGTGGGGCGCCTGAACGGCGACCACTCCACCCTCGGCCACCAGGCGATCGCCTACCTCCACCACGGTTACCCGCGGGAGGAGATGGTCGCGCTCTACCTCGCCGCCGACGTCATGCTCGTGACGGCGCTCCGCGACGGCATGAACCTCGTCGCTAAGGAGTTCGTCGCGTGCAGCTTCGACGACGACGGCGTGCTCGTGCTCAGCGAGTTCACCGGGGCATCCGACGAGCTCCGGCAGGCCATCCTCGTGAACCCGCACGACATCGACGGCTTGAAGGACGCGATGGTCGAGGCCGCACGGATGCCGCGCAAGGAGCGGGCCCGACGCATGCGGGCCCTGCGCAAGCGCGTGCGCGAGAACGACGTGGCGAAGTGGTCTGCGACGTTCCTGAAGACGCTGACCGGCGCCGGCATCATCGCCTCCGGGGTTCCCGAGGGGCTCGAAACGGCGATCCTCCGCATCGCCGACACCGATCGGCTGCTCGTCGCCCTCGACTTCGACGGCACCCTCGCTCCGCTCGTCGACCGGCCCCAGGACGCGCGGGCGACGAAGCGCGCACGCGCCGCGATCGAGCGACTCGCGGCGCTCGACGACACCCGCGTCGCGATCGTCTCCGGGCGTGCCCTCGAGAGTCTCCGCGAGGTCGCCGACCCCCCGCAGGGCGCGCTGCTCAGCGGATCCCACGGCGTGGAGCTGCAGCTCGACGCCGGCGGGGTCACGATCGACCTGCGCGACGCAGAGCTCGCGGCCCTCGAGCATCTCACCGCCATCCTCGAGGAGGTCGCCTCGGGTGCCGAGGGCGCATGGGTGGAGTGGAAGCCCGCCGGACTCGCGCTGCACACCCGGAAGGTCGTCGCCGAGACCGCCGCCGAGCTCCAGCGCGTCGCCCGCGAGCGAGTCGAGTCCGAGATCCCCGAGCTCACCGTGCGCACCGGCAAGGGCGTGCTCGAGTTCTCGGTGCGTCCGAGCGACAAGGGCGAGGCGCTCACCCGGCTCCGCCAGCATGCAGGTGCCAGTGCCGTGGTCTACGTCGGCGACGACGTCACCGACGAAGACGCGTTCGCAGCGCTCGAGAACGAAGATCTCGGCGTGAAGGTCGGCCAGGGGCGGTCGCTCGCGGCCAACCGCGTGCGCAGTCCAGACGACGTCGCCGACCTGCTCGAGCGGCTCGCCGACGCCCGTGAAGTGACGCGCGGGGGTCCCTCGCGCTGGCCATAG